From Mustelus asterias chromosome 19, sMusAst1.hap1.1, whole genome shotgun sequence, one genomic window encodes:
- the LOC144507751 gene encoding prostaglandin E2 receptor EP1 subtype-like, which produces MVRCRMCHYGNMTLQYPDVTKTISGEHSNSSCPQANCSFVQCPCVSAPLAKSIAIPSFSMTLGALSNIIALVILVKSYARFRRRSKATFLLFASSLVLTDFAGHIIPGALVLRLYTGKADIKGPLCQFLGGSLVFFGLCSLFLGCIMAVERCVGITKPLLHSALVTSTRTKMAVVFLWLMAAFVALLPFMGFGKYGVQWPKTWCFISVDPNPLWMEDVFALLFSFLGVMALLISLICNTISGVSLIQARIKKQNCNRKSKSHDIEMVVQLMGIMAVSCVCWSPLLVVVGMKRIQNVASYSWISFLGVRMASWNQILDPWVYILLRRAVMRKVYTLLVKRTDFNKSKFDRWEFSSFQSSERSVVNRC; this is translated from the exons ATGGTGAGGTGCAGGATGTGTCACTATGGCAACATGACGCTTCAGTACCCGGACGTGACTAAGACCATCAGCGGCGAGCATTCCAACAGCAGCTGTCCCCAGGCCAACTGCAGCTTCGTGCAGTGCCCGTGCGTCTCTGCTCCTCTGGCTAAGTCCATCGCCATCCCCAGCTTCTCCATGACCCTGGGCGCCCTGTCGAACATCATCGCTCTGGTCATCCTGGTCAAGTCGTACGCCCGCTTCCGACGGAGGTCCAAGGCCACCTTCCTCCTCTTTGCCAGCAGCCTGGTGCTGACGGATTTTGCTGGGCACATCATCCCGGGCGCGCTGGTCCTCCGACTTTACACCGGGAAGGCTGACATCAAGGGGCCGCTGTGCCAGTTCCTGGGGGGCAGCTTGGTGTTTTTCGGTCTGTGCTCACTCTTCCTGGGCTGCATCATGGCAGTTGAACGCTGCGTTGGCATCACCAAACCTCTCCTGCATTCAGCACTGGTGACTTCCACCAGGACTAAGATGGCGGTTGTCTTTCTCTGGCTGATGGCTGCCTTCGTGGCTTTGCTGCCATTTATGGGTTTCGGCAAGTATGGTGTGCAGTGGCCAAAGACCTGGTGCTTTATCAGCGTTGACCCCAACCCCCTCTGGATGGAGGATGTCTTTGCGTTGCTCTTTTCCTTCCTCGGAGTGATGGCCCTCTTAATATCCCTGATCTGTAACACTATCAGTGGAGTAAGCCTCATCCAGGCCagaattaagaagcagaactgtAACCGGAAGAGCAAGTCCCACGACATTGAGATGGTTGTCCAGTTAATGGGCATCATGGCGGTATCCTGTGTCTGCTGGAGCCCCCTGCTG GTGGTTGTTGGTATGAAGCGAATCCAGAACGTTGCGAGTTACAGCTGGATAAGTTTCCTCGGTGTCCGGATGGCCTCCTGGAACCAGATCCTTGACCCCTGGGTCTACATCCTCCTCCGCCGTGCGGTCATGAGGAAAGTTTACACACTACTGGTGAAGAGGACCGACTTCAACAAGAGCAAGTTTGACCGCTGGGAATTCAGCTCCTTCCAGAGTTCCGAGCGCAGCGTCGTCAACAGGTGCTGA